From Candidatus Omnitrophota bacterium, a single genomic window includes:
- a CDS encoding radical SAM protein, protein MVSIWYRGVLNRVTENLIPFHCLLELTYRCNLKCLHCYVVRDTQKELTTQQFLSILDQLKELGTLYLIISGGEPLVRTYFFEICKHAKKNNFALRIFTNASLINTNIAERIRELKPLVVEVGLYGFEKTHDEIT, encoded by the coding sequence ATGGTCTCAATTTGGTACAGAGGTGTTTTAAATAGAGTTACTGAAAATCTTATTCCTTTTCACTGCCTCTTAGAGCTTACCTACAGATGCAATCTCAAATGCCTGCACTGTTATGTGGTAAGGGATACTCAAAAAGAACTTACCACTCAGCAATTCTTAAGTATCTTAGATCAACTTAAGGAATTAGGAACTTTGTATCTCATCATTTCTGGAGGAGAACCGTTAGTAAGAACTTATTTTTTTGAAATTTGCAAACACGCTAAGAAGAATAATTTTGCATTACGAATATTTACGAATGCTTCCCTAATTAATACAAATATTGCGGAGAGGATTAGAGAACTTAAACCTTTAGTAGTAGAGGTGGGTTTATACGGGTTTGAAAAGACGCACGATGAAATAACCTAG
- a CDS encoding CPBP family intramembrane metalloprotease → MFKKLILENQVYFLLLFLSLVLGIFSYLNRDYLGISPLEEAFKGEISQYENISSEGFVKNIEQNIQISYLLKITFFVGFLFFIMGVYFCFSFLFALFRGKVTLFSQDFPAVNWQILDIFRVVIVIIFFTSFLKVIEPIFFRIFGINIFVRFMLHVLLFDIFCLGLIIYFVYQKHRSTLISLGLGLSNFINNILLAFLHYLGVIPLLFLSIFFSFSFTQLFKYKPEISPLFYFFFLPQPKLLIFFTTIFIAIIGPVIEEIFFRGFCYPALRSKIGPLKAMVLVSLFFALLHMNVIGFLPIFTLGLLLVYLYEKTHSLFSSIGVHIIHNSLILYLVFLYRALLLK, encoded by the coding sequence ATGTTTAAAAAATTGATTTTGGAAAATCAGGTTTATTTTTTACTCTTGTTTTTAAGTTTGGTTTTGGGTATTTTTTCTTATCTAAATCGCGATTACTTAGGAATATCGCCGTTAGAAGAAGCTTTTAAAGGAGAAATTTCGCAATATGAAAACATTAGTTCCGAAGGTTTTGTTAAAAATATCGAACAGAATATTCAGATTTCTTATCTTCTAAAAATTACTTTTTTCGTTGGGTTTTTATTTTTTATAATGGGGGTATATTTTTGTTTTTCTTTTTTATTTGCTTTATTTAGAGGAAAGGTCACGCTTTTTTCTCAAGATTTCCCTGCTGTAAATTGGCAAATTTTAGATATTTTTCGGGTAGTTATAGTCATAATTTTCTTTACAAGTTTTTTAAAGGTAATTGAGCCAATTTTTTTTAGAATATTTGGAATTAACATCTTTGTCCGTTTTATGCTCCATGTCCTATTGTTTGACATTTTTTGCTTGGGGTTAATTATCTATTTTGTATATCAAAAACATCGCTCAACGCTTATCAGTCTTGGTCTGGGCTTGAGTAATTTTATAAACAATATTTTGCTTGCTTTCCTTCACTATTTAGGAGTAATTCCTCTTCTGTTTTTATCTATATTTTTCTCTTTTTCTTTCACTCAACTCTTTAAATATAAACCGGAAATTTCTCCGCTCTTCTATTTCTTTTTTCTTCCTCAGCCAAAATTACTGATTTTCTTTACTACAATTTTTATTGCGATTATCGGTCCCGTAATCGAAGAGATTTTCTTTAGAGGGTTTTGCTATCCCGCTTTACGCAGTAAAATTGGTCCTTTAAAGGCAATGGTTTTAGTTTCTTTATTTTTTGCACTTTTACATATGAATGTGATAGGCTTTTTACCCATTTTTACTTTGGGTTTACTTCTTGTTTATCTCTATGAGAAGACACATTCCCTTTTCTCTTCAATTGGTGTACATATAATTCATAATAGTTTAATTCTCTATCTTGTTTTTCTCTATCGAGCTCTTTTGCTAAAATGA
- the tsaE gene encoding tRNA (adenosine(37)-N6)-threonylcarbamoyltransferase complex ATPase subunit type 1 TsaE yields the protein MKVFITKSEAETKKLGENLGKNLISGDVLCLVGELGSGKTVLVKGIARGLGILEELINSPSFILIREYSSKLNLYHFDLYRLKTLGEIESLGWEEYLSKKGVLVIEWADKMEEVLPQEHLRIEMKIFSEKKRKIKLIPKGKRYKELIRKLKFS from the coding sequence ATGAAAGTTTTTATTACTAAAAGCGAAGCGGAGACAAAAAAACTTGGGGAAAATTTAGGGAAAAATTTAATTTCTGGAGATGTTCTTTGCTTAGTTGGAGAACTTGGTTCAGGAAAAACGGTTTTGGTAAAAGGGATTGCTCGGGGCTTGGGAATCTTGGAAGAGCTTATAAACAGTCCTTCATTTATTCTGATTAGGGAATATTCTTCAAAATTAAACCTTTATCACTTTGACCTTTATCGATTGAAGACATTGGGAGAAATAGAATCCCTGGGTTGGGAAGAATATTTATCCAAAAAAGGGGTTTTGGTTATTGAGTGGGCAGACAAAATGGAGGAAGTTTTACCTCAGGAACACTTGCGTATTGAGATGAAAATTTTTAGCGAAAAAAAGAGAAAAATTAAGCTAATTCCTAAAGGAAAAAGATATAAAGAGTTGATTAGGAAATTAAAATTTAGTTAA
- a CDS encoding PqqD family protein — MKDLDKVFKKNTELAWRIIDNETMIIPLDEQTVDTEKIEVLNPTATCIWELINGENTLKEIIEKICEEYEIEYEEAEKEVLGFIRDLRNKNLITLGGER, encoded by the coding sequence ATGAAAGATTTAGATAAAGTTTTCAAGAAAAATACTGAGCTTGCCTGGAGAATAATTGATAATGAGACAATGATCATCCCCCTTGATGAGCAAACTGTAGATACCGAAAAAATTGAAGTTTTAAATCCTACTGCAACGTGTATCTGGGAATTAATTAATGGGGAAAATACATTAAAGGAGATAATTGAAAAAATATGTGAAGAATATGAAATTGAATATGAAGAGGCGGAAAAAGAGGTGCTCGGATTTATAAGAGATCTAAGGAATAAGAATTTGATTACCTTAGGAGGTGAGCGATGA
- the mtnA gene encoding S-methyl-5-thioribose-1-phosphate isomerase: MSFQTLKWHKNKLILLDQRRLPFECIYVECEDLKSVWKAINTLTVRGAPLIGITAGFGVYLGVKDSSAQHHSSFKKDFDKVVSYLATSRPTAVNLSWVLERMKNLVEKEKDKPIKELKKIILKEAEKIMEEEKLACRKLAEWGAKLINDGERILTYCNTGMLATVEYGTALGAIYRAKEKGKNIEVFVCETRPFLQGARLTAWELKENKVPFTLICDNMVGTLIARGKVDKIFVGSDRTVANGDTANKIGTYNLAVISYYHKIPFYVACPLSSFDFRIKSGKDIPIEERPQEEMLYIRDKRIAPYGVKAYYPCFDITPGELITAIVTEKGIFKPPYTKSLQKLKL; encoded by the coding sequence ATGTCTTTTCAAACATTAAAGTGGCACAAAAATAAATTAATTTTACTTGACCAGCGAAGACTCCCTTTTGAATGTATTTATGTCGAATGTGAAGATTTAAAAAGTGTCTGGAAGGCAATTAATACGCTTACCGTAAGGGGCGCGCCGCTTATTGGAATAACTGCAGGTTTTGGAGTATATTTGGGGGTGAAGGATTCTTCTGCCCAGCATCACTCTTCCTTTAAAAAAGATTTTGATAAAGTAGTCTCCTATTTAGCTACTTCTCGCCCTACAGCAGTAAATCTTTCTTGGGTATTAGAAAGGATGAAAAATTTAGTGGAGAAAGAGAAAGATAAGCCTATTAAAGAATTAAAAAAAATAATCCTTAAAGAAGCGGAAAAAATTATGGAAGAAGAGAAACTTGCTTGCAGAAAACTTGCTGAATGGGGGGCGAAGTTGATTAACGATGGTGAAAGAATCCTTACTTATTGTAACACAGGAATGTTAGCTACAGTTGAATATGGAACAGCTTTGGGAGCCATTTATCGGGCAAAGGAGAAAGGGAAAAATATAGAGGTTTTTGTTTGTGAAACAAGACCATTTTTACAAGGAGCAAGATTAACTGCTTGGGAGTTGAAAGAAAATAAAGTTCCTTTTACTTTAATTTGTGATAATATGGTAGGAACTTTAATTGCCCGAGGTAAAGTAGATAAGATTTTTGTAGGTTCTGACAGAACTGTAGCTAACGGGGATACTGCCAATAAGATAGGAACCTATAATCTTGCAGTTATTTCTTATTACCATAAAATACCTTTCTATGTAGCTTGTCCTTTGTCAAGTTTCGATTTTAGAATTAAAAGCGGTAAAGATATTCCCATTGAAGAAAGACCCCAAGAGGAGATGCTCTATATAAGGGATAAACGCATTGCTCCCTATGGAGTAAAAGCATATTATCCTTGTTTTGATATTACTCCAGGAGAACTAATTACTGCCATTGTTACAGAAAAAGGTATATTTAAACCACCGTATACAAAGAGTTTACAAAAGTTAAAACTCTAA
- a CDS encoding stage 0 sporulation family protein has translation MLVAQIKLREAGKISLFEISGEIKPKIGDFVIVEQDRGLDYGQVLSDPETVTDVAQEEPVYKIVRIATADDLSQINKNKRRIKGVINLCLKKIAEHKLDMKLVDAEYSFDRTKIIFYFTAEGRIDFRELVKDLAKAFKVRIELRQIGVRDEAKMLGGFGPCGRTLCCATFLKDFEPVTMRMAKDQNLPLNPTKISGLCGRLMCCLSYEAGLYKEFLRGLPKVGEWITVEGGVRGKVVELNILKRTATLELEDGRRINISYKK, from the coding sequence ATGTTAGTGGCGCAGATAAAATTGAGAGAAGCGGGTAAAATTTCTCTTTTTGAGATAAGCGGAGAGATAAAACCGAAGATAGGAGATTTTGTGATTGTTGAACAGGATCGAGGTCTTGATTATGGACAGGTTCTTTCTGACCCAGAGACGGTTACAGATGTAGCCCAGGAAGAACCGGTATATAAAATAGTGCGCATCGCTACCGCCGATGATTTAAGTCAAATAAATAAGAATAAACGCCGAATAAAAGGGGTTATAAATCTGTGTCTTAAAAAAATTGCTGAGCATAAATTGGATATGAAATTGGTAGATGCGGAATATTCATTTGACCGCACAAAAATTATTTTTTATTTTACTGCCGAAGGAAGAATTGATTTCCGAGAACTAGTAAAAGATTTAGCCAAGGCATTTAAGGTAAGAATTGAATTGCGTCAGATTGGAGTGAGAGACGAAGCAAAAATGCTTGGAGGATTCGGCCCTTGTGGGAGGACTTTATGTTGTGCCACTTTCTTAAAAGATTTTGAACCGGTTACGATGCGGATGGCGAAAGACCAGAATTTACCCCTTAACCCCACGAAAATTTCTGGCTTATGTGGAAGGTTGATGTGTTGTTTAAGTTATGAAGCAGGATTGTATAAAGAGTTTTTACGCGGCCTACCTAAAGTGGGTGAATGGATAACAGTAGAAGGAGGGGTTAGGGGAAAGGTAGTGGAGTTAAATATTCTGAAACGAACTGCTACATTAGAATTAGAAGACGGAAGAAGAATAAATATAAGCTACAAGAAATAA
- the metG gene encoding methionine--tRNA ligase translates to MDKLYITTPLYYVNATPHIGHSYTNIAADCLARFMRLKGKEVYFLTGTDEHGQKIFRSAQNSGKSPQEFVNSIVPHFIDLWKTLSISYNDFIRTTEERHKKTVSFALSNLYDKKDIYLTEYSGWYCTPCETFWTETQLDSPLCPDCLRPLEELKEKNYFFRLEKYRNWLIKHIEEHASFIKPISRRNEILKFLEKPLNDLCISRPRTRLEWGIPIPFDSGYVTYVWFDALINYISAIGFGQDEGKFRKYWPCDIHLVGKDILRQHTIYWPIMLHALGIELPKTVFAHGWWMVGEGKMSKSKGNIVDPLEMVKKHGEDAYRYFLLREIPFGQDGNFSESALISRINSDLANDLGNLYFRTFGMLEKYFSGKIPEVSPLDKVFKEKLGKLPQELEEAIEDLNFQEMLISIWELVNLANKFIEDSRPWELSKEKKIDELSSFLYNLIEILRIVTICVYPFMPKFAEKVWRQLGQRKELQEVSFSEIYQWGLSIPGTEIEKGTPLFPRII, encoded by the coding sequence ATGGATAAGTTATATATCACTACACCGCTTTACTATGTTAACGCTACTCCCCATATTGGTCATTCTTATACCAATATTGCTGCCGATTGTTTAGCAAGGTTTATGCGTCTTAAAGGTAAAGAGGTATATTTTTTAACCGGAACCGATGAACATGGTCAGAAAATTTTTCGTTCTGCGCAAAATTCCGGTAAGAGTCCTCAGGAATTTGTAAACAGCATTGTTCCTCATTTTATTGATTTATGGAAAACCCTTTCCATTTCTTATAATGACTTTATTCGCACTACTGAAGAAAGACACAAAAAGACAGTAAGTTTTGCTTTATCAAATCTTTATGATAAAAAAGATATTTACCTTACAGAATATAGTGGTTGGTATTGTACTCCCTGTGAAACATTCTGGACAGAGACCCAACTTGATTCTCCCCTTTGTCCTGATTGCCTGCGACCTTTAGAGGAACTAAAAGAAAAAAATTATTTTTTTCGTTTAGAAAAATACCGCAATTGGTTAATTAAACATATTGAGGAACACGCTTCTTTCATAAAACCCATAAGCCGTAGAAACGAAATTCTTAAATTTTTAGAAAAACCCCTCAATGACTTATGCATTTCTCGTCCAAGAACACGTTTAGAATGGGGAATTCCTATCCCTTTTGATTCCGGATATGTTACCTATGTTTGGTTTGATGCTTTAATTAACTACATTTCCGCAATTGGTTTTGGTCAAGATGAGGGAAAATTTAGGAAATATTGGCCTTGTGATATTCATTTAGTAGGGAAAGATATTTTACGCCAGCATACAATTTACTGGCCAATAATGCTTCATGCTTTAGGAATTGAACTTCCAAAAACTGTTTTTGCTCATGGTTGGTGGATGGTAGGAGAAGGGAAGATGTCTAAATCTAAAGGAAATATTGTTGACCCATTGGAGATGGTTAAAAAGCATGGTGAAGATGCCTATCGTTATTTTCTTTTAAGAGAAATTCCTTTTGGTCAAGATGGAAATTTTAGCGAGTCTGCTTTAATTTCACGCATAAATTCCGATTTAGCCAATGATTTGGGGAATTTATATTTTAGGACCTTTGGAATGCTTGAAAAGTATTTTTCAGGAAAAATTCCTGAAGTTTCTCCTTTAGATAAAGTTTTTAAAGAAAAATTGGGAAAATTACCTCAAGAGTTAGAAGAAGCAATAGAAGATTTAAACTTTCAAGAAATGCTTATTTCTATTTGGGAGTTAGTTAATCTTGCCAATAAATTTATTGAAGATTCTCGCCCTTGGGAACTTTCCAAAGAAAAAAAGATAGATGAACTTTCCTCCTTTCTGTATAACCTTATAGAAATTCTGCGTATTGTAACCATCTGTGTTTATCCCTTTATGCCTAAGTTTGCAGAAAAAGTCTGGAGACAATTAGGACAAAGAAAAGAACTTCAAGAAGTAAGTTTCTCAGAAATTTATCAATGGGGTTTATCTATTCCAGGTACAGAAATAGAAAAAGGAACCCCTCTATTCCCAAGAATTATTTAA
- a CDS encoding DUF362 domain-containing protein, with protein MSSRLAILKCFDYSPAFISESIEKLFYLLGGIEKFVKPQDKIFIKPNLLSATSPHRGITTHPLLVKEVAKRFKEKGAEVFIGDSPGGGINIDEVYEKTGMQKVAKELGLELVKFDKIKKVKNYPLAEIVLTCDRFISLPKLKTHSLMVITGGIKNSFGLVPGIYKTELHLRFPRPKEFSKVIVDVFSLRKPDLVIVDGVVSMAGEGPAGGVLKNTGIILGSSDAVAIDSVLAKLMGINPFKIPTIYEAYKRGLGKVDKIEMMGEDLNSVLFKDFSLPRYSFLNIIPQTILKLGGSLIRTYPFINDVLCQRCGICIKGCPAGAIKMASQKITIDYKFCIKCLCCYEFCPHKAISLKKGILLKLLDLVRR; from the coding sequence ATGAGTTCTCGGCTAGCCATTTTAAAGTGTTTTGATTACTCCCCTGCATTTATATCAGAGTCAATAGAAAAACTTTTTTATCTTTTAGGGGGGATAGAGAAGTTTGTTAAACCACAGGATAAAATTTTTATTAAACCCAACCTTTTATCAGCAACCTCCCCCCACAGAGGAATAACTACCCATCCTTTATTGGTTAAGGAAGTGGCAAAGAGATTCAAAGAAAAAGGAGCAGAAGTGTTTATTGGAGATAGTCCTGGGGGAGGGATAAATATCGATGAGGTTTATGAAAAAACGGGAATGCAAAAGGTTGCTAAAGAACTGGGATTAGAATTGGTTAAATTTGATAAGATTAAAAAGGTTAAAAATTACCCTCTTGCAGAGATAGTTCTTACATGCGATCGTTTTATTTCCCTGCCAAAATTAAAGACACATTCCCTAATGGTAATTACGGGAGGAATAAAAAATTCTTTTGGACTTGTTCCGGGCATATATAAAACCGAGCTGCATTTAAGGTTTCCTCGTCCAAAAGAATTTAGTAAAGTTATTGTAGATGTATTCAGTTTAAGAAAACCGGATTTGGTAATTGTAGATGGAGTTGTTTCTATGGCAGGAGAAGGTCCGGCGGGAGGAGTCTTGAAAAATACAGGAATAATTCTAGGAAGTTCTGATGCGGTAGCAATAGATTCGGTTCTGGCAAAACTTATGGGAATTAATCCCTTTAAAATTCCTACTATCTACGAAGCATATAAAAGAGGATTGGGGAAAGTAGATAAAATAGAAATGATGGGCGAGGATTTGAATTCCGTTTTATTTAAAGATTTTTCCTTACCTCGCTATTCTTTTCTCAATATTATTCCTCAAACAATTCTCAAATTGGGGGGAAGCTTAATTAGAACTTATCCTTTTATAAATGATGTTCTATGTCAAAGGTGTGGGATTTGTATTAAAGGGTGTCCTGCAGGAGCAATTAAAATGGCGTCCCAAAAGATAACAATTGATTATAAATTTTGTATAAAATGCCTCTGCTGTTATGAATTCTGTCCTCATAAAGCAATTTCTTTAAAGAAGGGAATTCTTTTAAAGTTATTGGACTTGGTAAGGAGATAA
- a CDS encoding YchF/TatD family DNA exonuclease: MLIDTHCHLDFSEFDKDRDEVINRAKDRGVKYFINVSSDYSSNLKSLELANKYPEIYVSLGIHPHYAKDVDESIFERIRELAKENKKVIAIGEVGLDFYKNISPKEIQLEIFKRFLELAEELNLPVIVHNRNAPKEILEVIKKFSLKGVFHCFSGDNDFLKEVLNLGFYISFTANITYPNAENLCEIVKETPIEKILLETDSPFLSPQEKRGLRNEPANLVYLVEKLAELKGLSKEDIIRISGLNAVQLFRLPFEDKPKIVYPIRDSLYVNITNRCTNNCSFCVRFYTDYVKGHNLKLRNEPSFEEIIKELEKEDFRKYKEGVFCGYGEPFLRLEIVKKVAKYLKDKGIRVRVNTNGQGNLIHKRNTVPELKDLIDEVFVSLNVDNEESYAKICKPDFKEGVFNKIKEFILECKKYIPYVTITFIDLPEVDLERCEKIAKELGVNLRIRRLHQVG; this comes from the coding sequence ATGTTAATTGATACCCATTGTCATTTGGATTTTTCAGAATTTGATAAGGATAGAGACGAGGTAATAAACCGTGCAAAGGATAGAGGAGTAAAATATTTTATTAATGTTTCCTCCGATTATTCTTCTAATTTAAAAAGTTTAGAGTTAGCTAACAAATACCCTGAAATTTATGTCTCTTTAGGAATCCATCCCCATTATGCTAAAGATGTGGATGAGAGTATTTTTGAAAGAATTAGAGAATTAGCTAAGGAAAATAAGAAAGTAATAGCCATTGGAGAAGTTGGGCTTGATTTTTATAAAAATATCTCTCCAAAAGAAATTCAATTAGAAATTTTCAAGCGATTTTTAGAATTGGCAGAGGAATTAAATTTGCCCGTAATTGTCCATAATCGGAATGCCCCTAAAGAAATTTTAGAAGTAATTAAAAAATTTTCTTTGAAGGGAGTTTTTCATTGTTTTTCTGGAGACAACGATTTTCTAAAAGAGGTTCTTAATTTAGGTTTTTATATTTCTTTTACTGCTAATATAACTTATCCCAACGCAGAAAATCTCTGTGAGATAGTAAAAGAAACTCCCATTGAAAAAATACTTCTTGAGACCGACTCTCCCTTTTTATCCCCTCAAGAAAAGAGAGGTTTGCGTAATGAACCAGCAAATTTGGTCTATTTAGTTGAGAAATTAGCAGAATTAAAAGGTTTAAGCAAAGAAGACATTATACGCATTAGCGGTTTGAATGCAGTTCAATTATTTAGACTTCCGTTTGAAGATAAACCAAAAATTGTTTATCCCATAAGAGATTCTCTATATGTAAATATCACCAATCGCTGTACAAACAATTGCTCTTTTTGTGTAAGGTTTTATACTGACTATGTTAAAGGGCACAACTTAAAATTAAGAAATGAGCCATCTTTTGAGGAAATTATAAAAGAATTAGAAAAAGAAGATTTCAGAAAATATAAAGAAGGGGTTTTTTGCGGTTATGGAGAACCTTTTCTAAGACTTGAGATAGTTAAAAAAGTAGCAAAATATCTAAAAGATAAAGGGATTCGGGTAAGAGTTAATACCAATGGGCAAGGAAACTTAATTCATAAAAGAAACACTGTTCCTGAATTAAAAGATTTAATTGATGAGGTTTTTGTAAGTTTAAATGTGGATAATGAGGAAAGTTATGCTAAAATATGTAAGCCTGATTTTAAGGAGGGTGTTTTTAATAAAATAAAAGAATTTATCTTAGAGTGCAAAAAATACATCCCTTATGTTACAATTACTTTTATAGATTTACCAGAGGTAGATTTAGAAAGATGTGAGAAGATTGCTAAAGAATTGGGAGTTAATCTTAGAATTAGAAGATTACATCAGGTGGGATAG
- the thiL gene encoding thiamine-phosphate kinase, producing the protein MKRRINVEDIGEFGLINYLSKTIKDNKSVVKGIGEDAAVINYSKTKYLLFTTDMLIENVHFKIKESSPYQIGWKALGCSLSDIASMGGIPLYALISLGVPKNLSFDFIKGIYSGIRKLANIFKVNIVGGDTDRADKLIVDVFLVGEVEKKKVVYRSGAKVNDIIAVTGSLGNSYKIKKHLKFLPRIKEARFLVNNFKINSMIDVSDGLSTDLFHILRESKKGAIIFDKKLPLARKATIEQALNEGEDFELLFTLSEKEAIRLSKNKKIAVRFIGKVTEDSGKIIFYSRKGVINGIRPKGFRHF; encoded by the coding sequence TTGAAGAGGAGGATAAACGTAGAGGATATTGGTGAGTTTGGACTTATAAATTATTTAAGTAAAACCATTAAGGATAATAAATCAGTAGTTAAAGGAATTGGCGAGGATGCAGCAGTGATAAATTATTCTAAAACAAAATACTTGCTTTTTACTACAGATATGCTTATAGAGAATGTGCATTTTAAAATAAAAGAATCCAGTCCTTATCAGATTGGCTGGAAGGCTTTAGGTTGTTCTTTATCGGACATTGCGAGTATGGGGGGAATACCTCTTTATGCTCTAATTTCCTTAGGAGTTCCTAAAAATTTATCTTTTGATTTTATTAAAGGCATTTATTCAGGAATTAGAAAATTGGCAAATATTTTTAAGGTAAATATTGTGGGTGGAGATACAGATAGAGCAGATAAGTTAATTGTTGATGTATTTTTAGTTGGTGAAGTAGAAAAAAAGAAGGTAGTTTATCGTAGTGGGGCAAAGGTAAACGACATCATTGCGGTTACGGGGAGTTTGGGAAATAGTTACAAAATAAAAAAACATCTCAAATTTTTACCCCGGATAAAAGAAGCAAGATTTTTGGTTAATAATTTCAAAATAAATTCAATGATTGATGTTTCTGATGGTTTAAGTACTGATTTGTTTCATATTTTAAGAGAAAGTAAAAAGGGGGCAATAATCTTTGACAAAAAACTTCCTTTAGCAAGAAAGGCTACTATTGAGCAGGCTTTAAATGAGGGAGAGGATTTTGAGCTTTTGTTTACCCTTTCAGAAAAAGAGGCAATAAGACTTTCTAAAAATAAGAAAATAGCCGTTCGTTTTATTGGAAAAGTTACTGAAGATAGTGGAAAGATTATATTTTATAGTAGAAAAGGTGTTATAAACGGAATAAGACCCAAAGGTTTTAGGCATTTTTAG